One region of Flavobacterium sp. GSB-24 genomic DNA includes:
- a CDS encoding glycoside hydrolase family 97 protein: protein MNFQSQKSLLQICLSKKTAFLFFLLVHTLWIQAQEITSPDKNLSLKFELKEGGVPSYQLSYKQKAVIKPSSLGLELQNLPSFLDGFTITNTAQSSVDENWNPVLGEEKTIRNHYNELVVTLAQAKNNNRFIRIRFRLFNDGLGFRYEFPKQNDLSYFVIKEERSQFNLAGNHKIFWIPGDYDTNEYAYTTSKISEIPSLMKKATIEINSQWPIKELSVQTPSMMKSDDGLYINIHEAGLINYPAMYLEVDAVNNKMISHLAPDAVGAKGYMQTDAQSPWRTIVVSDKATDILASKLILNLNEPTSYKDVSWIKPVKYIGIWWEYFVAGKSTWAFGKENNVKLTDDFTKLTPNGKHGATTERAKEYIDFASKNGFDAILIEGWNIGWEDWIGNWKEEVFDYVTAYPDFDVKAVHEYAASKGVKIIMHHETSGSATNYERRLDRAFQFMNDNGYDAVKTGYVGKIIPRGEHHDGQWMVNHYINVAKRAADYKIMIDSHEAVRPTGLHRTFPNWIAQESARGTEFESMGGLAPDHTTILPFTRLMGGPMDYTPGIFQTDLSYYGTGSSQRVNTTLVKQLAYYVTMYSPLQMAADIPGNYERFPDAFQFIKDVAVDWDNSYILEAEPGDYITIARKAKGKNEWFIGGITDENARTASISFDYLPAGKNFIATIYADAKEANWNVNPQKYTVTKVIVNSKSKLKQYLAPGGGTAISIKEGNSTELKGLKKL from the coding sequence ATGAATTTTCAATCCCAAAAATCATTGCTTCAAATTTGTTTGAGCAAAAAAACAGCGTTTTTATTTTTTCTACTTGTCCACACATTATGGATTCAGGCACAAGAAATAACTTCGCCAGACAAAAATCTTTCTTTAAAATTTGAATTAAAAGAAGGCGGCGTTCCGTCTTACCAATTATCATATAAACAAAAAGCAGTTATAAAACCAAGTTCTTTGGGCTTAGAACTGCAAAACCTGCCTTCGTTTTTGGATGGTTTTACCATTACAAATACAGCACAATCTTCTGTTGATGAAAATTGGAATCCAGTTTTAGGCGAAGAAAAAACAATTCGCAATCATTACAACGAATTGGTTGTCACTTTAGCTCAGGCAAAAAACAACAATAGATTTATTCGCATCCGTTTCCGTTTATTTAACGACGGATTGGGATTTAGATATGAATTTCCGAAACAAAATGATCTAAGTTATTTTGTAATAAAAGAAGAACGTTCTCAATTTAATTTGGCTGGAAATCATAAAATTTTCTGGATTCCAGGAGATTATGATACCAACGAATATGCGTATACAACCTCAAAAATTTCAGAGATTCCTTCGTTGATGAAAAAGGCGACGATCGAAATCAATTCGCAGTGGCCCATAAAAGAGCTTTCTGTTCAAACGCCGTCAATGATGAAATCTGATGATGGTTTGTACATCAACATTCACGAAGCTGGATTAATCAATTATCCGGCAATGTACCTTGAAGTTGATGCAGTAAACAACAAAATGATCAGTCATTTAGCACCAGATGCGGTTGGCGCAAAAGGTTATATGCAGACAGATGCGCAATCGCCTTGGAGAACTATTGTAGTAAGCGATAAAGCAACAGATATTTTAGCTTCAAAATTAATTTTGAATTTGAACGAACCAACAAGTTATAAAGATGTTTCGTGGATTAAACCCGTAAAATACATCGGAATTTGGTGGGAATATTTCGTAGCTGGAAAAAGTACGTGGGCTTTTGGAAAAGAAAATAATGTGAAATTAACAGATGATTTTACGAAACTTACTCCAAACGGAAAACACGGTGCTACAACAGAACGCGCCAAAGAATATATTGATTTTGCTTCTAAAAATGGTTTTGATGCGATCCTTATCGAAGGCTGGAACATTGGCTGGGAAGACTGGATTGGCAACTGGAAAGAAGAAGTTTTTGATTACGTAACGGCATATCCAGATTTTGATGTAAAAGCAGTTCATGAATATGCAGCTTCAAAAGGAGTGAAAATTATCATGCACCACGAAACTTCAGGATCGGCAACCAATTACGAAAGACGTTTAGATCGTGCTTTTCAATTTATGAATGACAACGGTTATGACGCTGTAAAAACCGGTTATGTTGGAAAAATTATTCCGCGTGGCGAACACCATGATGGACAATGGATGGTCAATCATTACATCAATGTAGCCAAACGTGCAGCCGATTATAAAATTATGATTGACAGTCACGAAGCCGTTCGTCCAACAGGTTTACACCGAACTTTTCCAAACTGGATTGCTCAAGAATCTGCTCGCGGAACGGAATTTGAATCTATGGGAGGTTTAGCACCAGATCATACTACGATTTTACCATTTACAAGATTAATGGGAGGTCCTATGGATTATACACCAGGAATCTTCCAGACAGATCTTTCGTATTACGGAACAGGAAGTTCACAGCGTGTTAATACCACTTTGGTAAAACAATTGGCATACTATGTAACTATGTACAGTCCGTTGCAAATGGCAGCAGATATTCCGGGGAATTATGAGCGTTTTCCAGATGCTTTTCAGTTCATTAAAGATGTTGCTGTAGATTGGGACAATAGTTATATTCTAGAAGCTGAACCTGGAGATTACATTACAATTGCGCGTAAAGCAAAAGGCAAAAACGAGTGGTTTATTGGTGGTATTACAGATGAAAATGCAAGAACTGCCAGCATTTCATTTGACTATTTACCCGCTGGAAAAAATTTCATCGCCACAATTTATGCTGATGCTAAAGAAGCCAACTGGAATGTAAATCCTCAGAAATATACCGTTACTAAAGTTATCGTAAACTCAAAAAGCAAACTGAAGCAATATTTAGCTCCAGGCGGAGGTACAGCTATTAGCATCAAAGAAGGAAATTCTACAGAATTAAAAGGATTGAAAAAGTTATAA
- a CDS encoding alpha-amylase family glycosyl hydrolase produces MKFNIKIVYALLLTLAFVSCSSSDDDTKTPESPYTQYGAPFEKMPKKEDAIIYQVNIRAFSQAGTLKGVQDRLTQIQELGANVIYLMPIYPVGKERASGELGSPYAVKDYKAVNPDFGTLQDLQTLVEEAHKKNMAVVLDWVANHTAWDNTWITQHPDWYQKDASGNIIIPPGTNYNDVAQLNFNSTEMKDAMIDAMSYWVYNANVDGFRCDYADFVPQDFWSDAISKLRKIKKNQTILMLAEGSKVNHFASGFDYTFGFNFFSTLEQLFKNNKPATTIQDSNATEYANNYKPENRVVRYTSNHDVNLSDGTPLELFGGKKGSIATFVVAAYLKSVPMIYNGQEIGYDKRLNYFAKTPIDWSTADTEMLAEYKKIIAFRNTSNAIKKGTFTGYSSDAVSAFTMEKDAEKVFVLSNLTNSTVKHLIPNTLKGNWKDAFTGAAVTVGSEITLQPFQYLVLKN; encoded by the coding sequence ATGAAATTTAACATAAAAATCGTGTACGCATTACTGCTTACTTTGGCATTTGTTTCGTGCAGCTCATCTGACGACGATACAAAAACACCAGAATCTCCATATACGCAATATGGAGCTCCTTTTGAAAAAATGCCAAAAAAAGAAGATGCTATAATCTATCAGGTAAATATTCGTGCTTTTAGCCAGGCAGGAACATTAAAAGGCGTTCAGGACAGATTAACACAAATTCAGGAACTGGGAGCAAATGTTATTTATTTAATGCCCATTTATCCTGTTGGAAAAGAAAGAGCTTCAGGCGAATTAGGATCTCCTTACGCGGTAAAAGATTATAAGGCCGTAAATCCCGATTTCGGAACGTTACAAGATTTGCAGACTTTAGTCGAAGAAGCGCATAAAAAAAACATGGCAGTTGTTTTAGACTGGGTTGCCAATCATACTGCTTGGGATAATACTTGGATTACACAACATCCAGACTGGTACCAAAAAGATGCAAGCGGAAACATTATTATTCCGCCAGGAACAAATTACAATGATGTAGCTCAATTAAATTTTAATAGCACTGAAATGAAAGATGCGATGATCGACGCCATGTCATACTGGGTTTACAACGCAAATGTTGATGGATTCAGATGCGATTATGCTGATTTTGTTCCTCAAGATTTCTGGTCTGATGCTATTTCAAAATTGAGAAAAATCAAGAAAAATCAAACCATTTTAATGCTTGCCGAAGGTTCTAAAGTAAATCATTTCGCATCAGGTTTTGATTATACGTTTGGATTCAATTTCTTCAGCACGTTAGAACAGCTTTTCAAAAACAACAAACCTGCTACAACTATTCAGGATTCGAATGCAACTGAATATGCAAACAATTACAAGCCAGAAAATAGAGTTGTTCGTTACACAAGCAACCATGACGTAAATCTTTCAGACGGAACTCCATTAGAACTTTTTGGAGGTAAAAAAGGATCAATTGCAACTTTTGTCGTAGCTGCTTATTTAAAATCTGTTCCAATGATTTACAATGGTCAGGAAATTGGTTACGATAAAAGATTAAATTACTTTGCCAAAACACCAATCGACTGGAGTACTGCTGATACTGAAATGCTGGCAGAATACAAAAAAATCATTGCCTTTAGAAATACAAGTAATGCCATTAAAAAAGGAACTTTTACAGGTTATAGCAGTGATGCCGTAAGTGCATTTACGATGGAAAAAGATGCAGAAAAAGTTTTTGTACTTTCTAACTTAACCAATTCAACAGTAAAACATCTTATTCCAAATACTTTAAAAGGAAACTGGAAAGACGCTTTTACTGGAGCTGCCGTAACTGTAGGTTCTGAAATAACACTTCAACCCTTTCAATATTTAGTATTGAAAAATTAA